The Pontibacter korlensis sequence TGGGATGAAGCATTCAAGAACTTAAACGATCCTTCGGGCAGGGCAGTAGCAAACGTTCATGCCGATGCCTATAAAAAAGATCTGCTTAGTGAGGTGAGTAACTAGGCAGTATTGTGAGAGTAAGAAACCCCCACACGTAGGTATGTGGGGGTTTCTTTTTTTATAATCCTTGTACTGAACCCTATTCAGGTGCAACTGGCGTCGAGTCGGTATACTAAACATCGGCTTTCCAAATTTGAAGGTAGCTCTTGTGGCTTTGCCTGAATATATCGCTAAAAAATATTTTACTGCAAAATATTGGGGCTCAGGCTTCAGGCTTTGAAAGAAGCACTTCTGGTAAAAAATAAGTGCGTAAAGTTTGACAAGTATATTTCTGTACGTATATTTGCACTCCAATCAAACAACACGGTAACGTGGCCGAGTGGCTAGGCTCAGCTCTGCAAAAGCTGCTACAGCGGTTCGAATCCGCTCGTTACCTCTAATCCCCGCTAAGAATACTTGGCGGGGATTTTTGTTTTATACCCATCTCTGTTTACTCTTTTTCAGGTGATTTTCTGAGACAGATCACACGCGCTTATTTTTCTCTGATTACATCAATCTTTTGGCATTTAAATCCGTAATGACCTTATCCTAATACGAAGGTTTTGACTACTAAAAGATGTAAAAATGCCTGTAAATAATTCAGAAAGCAGGTAAATGCTTGATAACATGATGTATAATAAATTGTACAGGATGATAATCCTGCTTCTGTCATCTCAGGAATTGCTACCTAATACATGGCATTCTTTCCCATGGGCATTAAGCACAAATACTATCAAGGCATAGCTCACACAGCAAGGAACCAATGAAGATCATAGATTTGCGCATTATGCGCGGACCAAATTACTGGTCGGTGAAGCACCCGAAGCTAATTGTTGTAAAACTAGACTTGGAAGACCTTAAACAGAAAACTACACAAGACATACCTCAATTCTCATCCCGCTTAAAGAAGTTATTTCCCGAGATGCAGCAACACCGTGCTTCAGAAGGAGTGGAGGGCGGTTTCTTTAAGTCTTTAGACGAGGGGACTACCTTTGGGCATATTGTGCAGCATGTGGCGCTTGAACTACAGACTATGACTGGTATGGACAGCGGCTATGGGCGATGCTATCCGGCACATGAGGAAGGCCAGATGATGGTGGTTTTCTCTTACCAGGAGGAGAGGGCAGGAGAATTTGCAGCCTATGCTGCAGTTCGCATCACTGACGCTTTGGTAAAAGGGGAAAGGTACAGGCTGAGCGAAGATATTACGCGACTCCACGACATCCGTGAAGATGAATATTTCGGGCCAAGTACTTATTCTATAGTGTCGGAGGCTGTGAGCAGAGGAATACCCTATATCCGTCTTAATCGCCACTCCCTAATCCAGCTAGGTTATGGGGTAAATCAGAAGCGCATCCAGGCAACCATGACCTGTAGAACAGCGTGCTTTGCTGTAGAAATAGCGGGTGATAAAAAAGCGACTAAGGATATTTTGCATGATGCTGGCATACCTGTGCCAAAGGGGCGCACCATTTATTCTCCCAATGATTTGAAAAAAGCAGTGGAATGGCTAGGATTTCCATTGGTGATAAAGCCGCTGGATGGTAATCATGGGAAAGGCGCTACTATCAACATAAAGAACCTTAAAGATGCTCAAAAAGGATTCGTAGAAGCCAGGAAGTACTCTTCAGGCGTAATTGTGGAGCAGTTTATCGAAGGCTTTGATTTTAGGTTACTGGTTATCAACGGAAAGTTTGTAGCTGCAGCCAAGCGAACGCCAGCTATGGTAACAGGAGATGGTGTTTCTACTATAAAGCAATTAATCGATAGAGAAAATAATGATCCTCGCCGTGGCATTGGTCACGAAAAGGTGCTCACTAAAATAAAGGTCGATCAGCAAACGCGCAGCATCCTCAAAAATCTGAACCTGACTACACAATCCGTGTTGCCAGCAGGTGAGGTGCTATACCTTAAGAGTACAGCTAACATCAGCACGGGTGGTACAGCCACAGATGTTACGGACTTGGTGGACCCATATAACATCCTGATGGCAGAGCGTATTGCTGGTTTAATCGGGTTGGATATATGCGGCATAGATGTAATGACCACTGATATCGCCATTCCGCTTAATGAAGGTAGAGGCGCGGTGTTAGAAGTTAATGCCGCGCCAGGGTTCAGAATGCATATATCGCCTACTTATGGCTTGCCACGTAATGTAGCAGAGCCGGTTGTAGATATGTTGTTCCCACATAACAAGCCAGCACGTATTCCAATTATTGCTGTTACGGGTACTAATGGTAAAACCACCACCACCCGCCTTATTGCGCACATGGTGAAGCATAAGGGGTACCAAGTTGGCTATACGACTACCGAGGGGATATATATCCAGGACAAGCTGTTAGAGAAGGGCGATACGACAGGCTCCTACAGTGCGCAGTTTGTGCTGAAGGACCCAACTGTAAACTTTGCCGTACTGGAATGTGCCAGAGGAGGCTTACTCCGCTCCGGCTTAGGCTTTGAGCAGTGCGACATTGGTATTGTAACCAATGTTAGCTCGGATCACCTGGGCTTGGGTGGCATCAATACACTAGAGGAGCTGGCACGTTTGAAAGCCGTTATACCTAAGAGCGTGAGCAAAG is a genomic window containing:
- the cphA gene encoding cyanophycin synthetase encodes the protein MKIIDLRIMRGPNYWSVKHPKLIVVKLDLEDLKQKTTQDIPQFSSRLKKLFPEMQQHRASEGVEGGFFKSLDEGTTFGHIVQHVALELQTMTGMDSGYGRCYPAHEEGQMMVVFSYQEERAGEFAAYAAVRITDALVKGERYRLSEDITRLHDIREDEYFGPSTYSIVSEAVSRGIPYIRLNRHSLIQLGYGVNQKRIQATMTCRTACFAVEIAGDKKATKDILHDAGIPVPKGRTIYSPNDLKKAVEWLGFPLVIKPLDGNHGKGATINIKNLKDAQKGFVEARKYSSGVIVEQFIEGFDFRLLVINGKFVAAAKRTPAMVTGDGVSTIKQLIDRENNDPRRGIGHEKVLTKIKVDQQTRSILKNLNLTTQSVLPAGEVLYLKSTANISTGGTATDVTDLVDPYNILMAERIAGLIGLDICGIDVMTTDIAIPLNEGRGAVLEVNAAPGFRMHISPTYGLPRNVAEPVVDMLFPHNKPARIPIIAVTGTNGKTTTTRLIAHMVKHKGYQVGYTTTEGIYIQDKLLEKGDTTGSYSAQFVLKDPTVNFAVLECARGGLLRSGLGFEQCDIGIVTNVSSDHLGLGGINTLEELARLKAVIPKSVSKDGYAVLNADDDLVYAMAEEVECKVALFSMDEQNPRILKHIAKGGLAAVFENGYISIFKNSYKIRIDRVADVPLTFGGKAKFNIENILAATLAGYISHFDVQDIKTSLRTFIPSPNKTPGRMNLFKFPNFDVLVDYAHNVGGLRAVGEYINALEVSKKVGIVAAVGDRRPQDFYEIGCVSGEIFDEVIVRLDSDLRGKSAEEILGPVLQGLEDTAPHKEVRQIPEEMRAIAYALEHAEPGSIIAIFTEDVHESVKMVESFKVIQDRKVFVE